Part of the Streptomyces sp. WMMC500 genome is shown below.
CGTCCTTGTCGCGTCTGCCGGGGACCGGGGGTCTCCGGGTGGGGGCGTGCGGGGGGTGTGGGAGCGCTCCCATGCGTTGCCGGAGCATAGTGGCGGACCGCCCGGTTGGGAACACCGCCCGCGCGCCGGGCGGGGATGCGTGGGACGTACGTCACGGCCGGAGGCCGGCCGTATCCGGGTTAGAGTCGACCGGTGAGCGAGGGAGGACCCGAGGACGAGGCCGTCGGCTGCCCGCTGACCGCCGTCGCCGCCAGGTACCTGCCCCGGCTGTCGGAGTTCGCTTTCGAGCCGGGGCTCGTCGCGGCCGTCGACCAGCACGCGGCCGCCGTGCGCGACGCGTTGGTGCCCCGGCAGCGCCGCCCCTGGCACGACCTCCTGCCCCAGCGGATCGAGCGGGTCTGCGCGCCTCAGCGGATGCGGCGCGAGGACCTGACGGACTACGTGGTCGGCTTCACCGACGTGCTCGCCGAGAGCGACTGGCGCGAGCCCGTCGGGTACGACTTCGCGGTGCTGCGGCTGACGGCGGTCTGCTGGCTGGTCCGCGAGTACGACCTGCTGGCGGGCTGAGCCCGGCGCGGCGGTCCGCCGGCCGTTCCCGTACGCGCGGGAGGGCGCCGGTCGTTCCCCGCACTCCTGCCCCGCGGCTCCGCCCGGCCGTCGCCGCACGGCGGGCACCGGTCGGGTGACGTCTCGTGTGACGCGCCGGAAGACCCCAGCGGCGCGGGCGGGTGAACGCGCGCCGCCGCCGGATTGCGCCGTCTGGTACGTCCCGTATCGTCACGAATGCCCCCGCGACGAGGAGGGACCGTGCCCGAACCCCAGCCCGTGCTGGCCCCGCCCGCGACCGCGGCGGTGTTCCTCGTCGTCACCGTCGCGCCCGGCGGCGAGGAGACCGTCCGCGACGTGCTCGAAGACGTCCCCGCCCTCCAGCGCGCCGTGGGCTTCGGCGCCCCCGACGACCTGCTGACCTGTGTCGCGAGCGTCGGCGCCGCCGTCTGGGGCCGGCTCTTCCAGGGCCCGCGGCCGGCCGGGCTGCACCCGTTCCGCGAGCTGGCCGGAGAGCGCCACCGCGCCGTCGCCACCCCCGGCGACGTGCTCTTCCACATCCGCTCCCGGCGCATGGACCTCTGCTTCGAGCTGGCGAGACGGCTGCGCGGGCGGCTCGGCGACGCCGTCGCGGTCGCCGACGAGGTGCACGGCTTCAAGTACTACGACATGCGCGACCTGCTCGGCTTCGTCGACGGCACCGAGAACCCGGTCGGACAGGCCGCCGCCGCCGCGGTGTTCACCGGCGCCGAGGACCCGCGGTTCGCCGGCGGCAGCTACGTGATGGTGCAGAAGTACGTGCACGACCTCGACGCCTGGGAGGCGCTGAGCACGGAGGAGCAGGAGCGGGTCATCGGGCGCACCAAGCTGGGCAACACCGAACTGCCGGAGGAGGTGCAGCCCGACGACTCGCACGTCGCGCTCAACACCGTCACGGGACCGGACGGCGAGGAGCGCGAGGTCGTCCGGGACAACATGCCCTTCGGCTCCGTCGGGGACGGCGAGTTCGGGACGTACTTCATCGGCTACGCCCGTGCGCCCGAGGTGCTGGAGGAGATGCTGGAGAACATGTTCCTCGGCCGGCCGCCCGGGACGTACGACCGGATCCTGGACTTCTCCACCGCCGTGACCGGCTGCCTGTTCTTCGCCCCCGCCGTGGGCTTCCTGGACGACCTGCCGGACCGGCCCGCCGCCCTCGGCGCGGCGGCCACCGCCGTCCGGGACGCCGTCCCGGACGCCGTCCCGGACCCCGTACCCGAACCCGCGGCCGCCGGTGACGGCTCGCTGGGGATCGGCGGCCTCAAAGGAGCACCCGCACGATGAACAACCTGCACCGTGAACTCGCTCCTGTCACCCAGGCGGCCTGGGCGGAGATCGAGGAAGAGGCCCGGCGCACCTTCCGCCGCCACGTCGCCGGCCGCCGCGTCGTCGACGTCACCGGGCCCGAAGGGCCGGAGCTGGCCGCCGTCGGCACCGGGCACCTGGAGGAGATCGCCCCGCCCGCGCCCGGCGCGACCGCGCGGCTGCGCGCGGCGCAGCGGCTGATCGAGCTGCGGGTGCCGTTCACCGTCAGCCGCGAGGCCGTGGACGACGTGGAGCGCGGCTCCCGGGACTCCGACTGGCAGCCGGTCAAGGACGCCGCCCGCACCGCCGCCTTCGCCGAGGACCGGATGATCGCCGACGGGTACGCCGCCGCCGGCGTCGAGGGCCTGCGGACCCGCAGCTCGCTGCCCGAGCTGAGCCTGCCGGCCGAGGTCCGCGACTACCCCGACATCGTCAGCCAGGCGCTCTCCGCGCTGCGGCTGGCCGGTGTGGACGGCCCGTACTCGCTGCTCCTGGGGGCGGACGCGTACACGGCGGTGAGCGAGACAGCGGACCACGGCTATCCGGTCGCCCAGCACATCGCGCGGCTGCTGGACGGCGAGCTGATCTGGGCGCCGGCGATGACCGGCGGCCTCGCGCTGTCCACCCGCGGCGGCGACTTCGAGCTGCGCCTCGGCGAGGACCTGGCCGTCGGGTACACCGCGCACGACGCGAAGACCGTGCAGCTCTACCTGCACGAGACGTTGACGTTCCTGCCGTACACGGACGAGGCGATCGTCGTCCTGCGGGCGTGACGGGCGTGCGGGGCACGCGCCGCGGCGGCAGGGACGGCCCGCCGCCCGGTGACCGGCCGGCGGACGGCGACGGCCCGGAGCACCGCCGGGACCCGCTGCTCCCCTGGCTGCGCGAGGTCACGCCCGTGGCGCTCATGGTCGTCGCGTACTTCGTGCTGCCCCTGCATCTGCTGGGCGCGGAGAGACCCGAGCTGAGCTGGACGCTCTTCGTGCTGGCGCTCGGGGCGGTCACCCTGCTGCTGCTCCGCGAGATCCGGGCGGTGCTGCTGGACGTGCCGCACGCCCGTCCCGGGGTCACCATCCCGCTGCTGATGATCGCCTCGATCCTCGTCTTCGCCGCCGCGTACAGCGCGATCGCCCGGCAGCAGGGGGAGTTCCACGGGCTGCGGACCCGGGTCGACGCGCTGTACTTCACGGTCGCGACCGTGGCGACCGTCGGCTACGGGGACATCACCGCGCGCGGGCAGACGGCCCGGATCCTGGTGATGGGGCAGATCACGTACAGCTTCGTCTTCCTGACCGCCGCCGCGACCGCGCTGAGCGGCCGGCTGCGCCGCGCGCTCGGCGGGCGCCAGGGCGGCGGCGAGCGGAGAGGACGCGGCGAGCGGCGGGGGAGCGGCGCGGGACCGGGCTGAGGCCCCCGGGCGTTCACCCGTACGGCCCGCACGGATCGTCGCCCCGCGACCCCGGCGTGATGCTGGGATTCCCCGGCCACCACCCGGCCCCCGGTGGCCCCCGGTAAGGAGTGTGTTCCGATGACCACGCCCACCGCCTCCTCCCACGGCACCTCGCCGACCTCCCCGCACCGCCCGCCGAGCGGCGGCGGCAGCCCGTGGGCGACGGGCGGCACGGTGTTCGCCGGGGTGCTGATGCTCGTGTACGGCGTCCTCGCCGTACTCCAGGGCGTCGCCGGCATCGCCCACGACGACGTGTACGCCCGGCAGGGCGACTACGTCTACAAGTTCGACCTGACGACCTGGGGCTGGATCCACCTGATCCTCGGCGTCGTGGTCGCGATGGCGGGCCTGGGCATACTCCGGGGCAACGAGTGGGCCCGGCTCATGGGCGTCGCCCTGGCCGGCCTGGCGGTGGTCGCCAACTTCGTGTGGCTGCCGTACCAGCCGTTGTGGGCGATCGTGAACATCGCGATCGGCGTCTTCGTGATCTGGGCGCTGTGCACCGACCGCTCCCGGGCGCTCCTCTGAGGCTTCGCGGCCCGCGGGCTCAGCCGCCGGAGCGGCCGAGGAGGGTGCGTACCCCCGCGGCACTCAGCGTCAGCGCGCCCGGGCTGCCGGTGTCGATGGTCAGCGACACCTCGTCCGACGGCCACGCGTTGGCCAGGAGCACCAGCGGCAGCTTGCGGTACTTGTCGACGGAGGGCAGCGCGTTCCCCATCCGCGACTCGGAGGTGAAGACGGGCACCAGCCGGTCGCCGTTCGGCTGCTCCATCACCGGCAGCATCATGCTCTCCTCGGCGCCGGGCGGCTCCTCCTCCGCGCTCCCCTCGGGCAGGTCCGGTCTCTCGTCCGGCACGGGCACGAGCACCTCGCTGTGGGCCAGTGCGTGCAGCGCCGCCGGGTCCTTGGCGTCGGTCGCCAGAGCCTCCAGCGCCCGCTGAGTGGTCGAGGGGTCGTTCCCCTGCGGTGCCTCGGTCATGGTCCTTCGCTTCCTCCGGTGTGCCGCGGCGCGCAGTCCCTTCCGGCCCGCCCGCGGCCTTGCCTACCCCGTACAGCGTCGAACGTGCCCCCGCTGTCACTCCCGGGACGAAGTGACGGAGCCGTTCCGGGTGTGCGCGCGGCCGGAAAGGACCATAATCCGGGCGATGAGCGACCCAGGGGGCGAGTCACACACATATTCCAGAGCCGGTCACCGGCTCGCGCTGCGCGCCGCGGCCCAGAGGTTACGGGCGGAGTTCCAGGGCGTGTTCGGCGAGGAGACGATCGAGCGGTACCTGTGCGGCGCGTACGGCGACATCGCGGTACGCGGCGGCGCGCCGGACGACTTACCGCGGCTCACCGAGCACTACGTGCGCCGCCGGCTGCACGCGCTGGCACGCGCGGAGGGGGTGAGCGGCGACCGCCGGCCCGTCGTGCTCTTCCTGTGCGTGCACAACGCGGCGCGCAGCCTGATGGCGATGGGCCTCCTGGCCCGGCTGGCGGAGAACCGCGCCGTGGCCTGGTCGGCGGGCTCCATGCCGGGCCGCGGTGGCGACGCGGCGGCGGTGGCGGCGATGGGGGAGCGGGGGATCGACATCTCGGAGGAGTTCCCCATGGCCTGGACGGACGAGGTGGTCCGCGCGGCGGACGTGATCGTCACGATGGGCTGCGGGGACGCCTGCCCCGTGTACCCCGGCAAGCGCTACGTGGACTGGCCGCTGCCCGACCCGCGCGGGTGGGCGGTGGCCGAGGTGCGGCCGTTACGGGACGAGATCGAGCAGCGGGTGCGCAAACTGCTGGCGGACCTGGGGATCCCGGCGCGCGGCTGACGACGGCGGGGTGACCCCCTGTCGCGGCGGGGCGGGACGTCCGGGAGGAGCGCAGCGCGCGCTCCGGGTTCGTCCGCCCGCCGCGCCCCGGTGGTGCGCCCCGGCGGCGCCCCCGCGGCCGCCCTCCGCTTCACCCGAAGGGCGGGCGGTGGCGCGCGTGTTGGTCTGCGGGGCCGCCGCCCGCGCTGCCGATCATGGTGGGGCCGCCGACCGCCGAGCGTGAAGGGCCCCCACCGTGACGCGAACCCGCACCGTACGCATGGCACTTGCCGTCCTCGCCGCCGCCGGACTGGCCGGCGGCGTCCCCGCCGCGGCGGCCTCCGCCGGTCCCCCCGACCGGGCGACCCACCCGACGGCCGTCCGGCATGTCCCCGCCGCGTCTCCCCCGGCCGGGACCGCCGCCGCGGCGGGCCCCGCGGGCACCGCGCCGGGCACCGCCGTGGGCACCGCCCGGCGGGGCGAGCCCGACTGCACGGGCGAGCGGCTCGGCGACGCGCGGCTGGGTCCCGAGCACCTGCCGGGCCGGTGGGAGCCGCGGGTCGGCCCGCTGCTGCAGGGGTGGCGGCCCACCGGTTCGCTCACGCCCGCCGCGTTCCTGGAGAAGTACTGGACGGGCCCGGCCGAGGGCGGCACCTGGAAGTACCCGCCGAACGACGGCTTCGCCGAGGTCAACGGCACCGTGGACCGCGAGGCGACGCGGCTGGAGGCCGGGCAGTTGCTCGACCGCTTCGGCTCCGAGTACGGCGGCTACCTCGCCCCCGCGGGCGACCGCTACGCCGAGCGCGCGCTGCCGCCGCAGAACCTCCACACCCGCGACCCCGACGCTCCCTGCGACTACCGCGTCTACCAGGTCACCAAGCCCTTCTGGGTCTGGCAGGGCGCGGTGGCGCCGTGGTTCGAGCAGCCCGGCGGGGGCGAGCAGATCAAGCTCGACCCTGTGTTCCTCGACCCGGGCGAGGGGCGGCGGCTGAACGTCACCTGGCTGCTGGAGCACGGCTACCTGGCTGCCGCGTAAGGCCCGCCGCGGGCCCGCGGGCCCGTCAGTCGTGCTCGGAGACGAGAACGGCGACCGTGTCCGGCGCGAGCGCCTCGAAGACGTGCGGGACGTCGGCGGGGTACGAGGCGTAGTCGCCCGGTTCGAGGTCGACCGGCTCCTCCATCACGCCCACGCGGGCGCGCCCGCTGCTGAGGATCACGTGCTCGATGACGCCGCGGGAGTGCGGGTCCGAGCGGCGCGGGGTGCCGGGCTGGACGGTGATGAGGTAGATGTCGCGGCGCGCGTGGGCTGGGGAGGAGGCGAGCAGCGTCGCGGCGTAGTCGGCGTGCTCGGAGGGCACGGACGGGCCCTCGCCGCGGCGGATGACCTGCACGCGGGGGCGGGGCGGCTCGACGAGCTGGGAGAAGGGCACGGCGAGCGCGACGCTGAGCGCCCAGAGGGTCTCCACGCTCGGGTTGCCGGTGCCGGACTCCAGTTGGGAGAGCGTCGACTTGGCGATGCCCGCGCGGCGGGCCAGCTCCGTGAGCGTCAGCCCCGTACGGCGGCGCTCGCGCTGGAGCGACGCGGCGATGGCGTCGAGGGGGGCTCCACCGCTCGGGACCATGACGCGCTCCGTTCGCTTCTGCGGGTGTGCCGGCAAGTCGGCGTGTCGGTCTGTCGGTGTGCGTTCCGCCGGTGTTCGCTCTGCCGATCGTTTATTCGGCTTGACGAACAGACTAGCGGATGTTCAGCATGGCAGTCATGCGTTCGATATGGCGAACCCTGCGCGGCGGCCTCGCCCGCGACATCGCGCTCGTCTGCGCCGCCGACACCCTGGTCGGCGTCTCCTTCGGGGCCATCGCGGTCGGCGAGGGGCTGCCGCTGTGGCTGCCGGTGCTGCTGTCGGTGGTGGTCTTCGCGGGCGCGGCGCAGTTCATGTTCGTCGGCATCGTCGCCTCCGGCGGCACCGCGCTCGCGGCCGTGGCGGCGGGGCTGCTGGTGAACGCGCGGCATGTGCCGTTCGGCTTCACGGTCGGCGACGCGCTGGGCGGCGGCAGGCTGCGGCGGCTCGCCGGCAGCCATCTGATGATCGACGAGACCGTCGCGTTCGCGCTGGCCCAGCGCGACCCGGAGCGGCGGCGCGCGGCGTACTGGGCGTGCGGCGTCGGGTTGTTCGTCTGCTGGAACGCGGGGGTGGTGCTCGGCGCCCTGGGCGGTACGGCGGTGAGCGACACGGACGCCTTCGGGCTGGACGCGGCGTTCCCGGCCGTCCTGCTGGCGCTGGTGCTGCCGTCGCTGCGGGAGGCGGGGACGCGGCGGGCGGCGCTGGTGGGGCTGGGCGTCGCGCTGGCGGCGGCGCCGTTCCTGCCGGCCGGCGTGCCGGTGCTGCTGGCGCTGGCGGGGCTGGCTGCGGCGGGCACCGGCGGGCGGGAGCGGGCGCCGGAGCCGGGGGACGGCGCGGCGGTGGCGGAGGGCGGACCGGGGGACGGCGGGCCGGCGGTCGGCGGGCCCGCCGGGCCCCGCGAGTCCGGCGCCGGTGACGACGAGCCAGGGGCCGGTGCGTACGACGAGGAGCGTGTGCCGTGACCGCGACGACCCTGGTGCCCGCCGTTCTGGTGCTCGGCGCCGGCACGTTCGCCTTCCGCTTCGCGGGCCCCGCGCTGCGCTCCCGCGTACGGCTGGAGCCGCGCGCGGAGCGGCTGATGACGGTCGCCGCCGTCGTGCTGCTCACCGCCCTGGTCGGCACGCAGGCGCTGCTGGACGACGGCGGCTTCGCGGGGGTCGCGCGGCCGGCGGGTGTCGCGGTCGGCGGTGTCCTGGCGTGGCGCCGGGCGCCGTTCGTGGTGGTGGTGGTCGCCGCGGCGGCCACGGCGGCGCTGCTGCGGCTGTGCGGCGTGGACTGACGGGGCGGGGGCGGTCGCCGTGCAGGCCGCCGCGTCAGGCGCGGCGCAGCAGCGTGTCCAGCACGGCGTTCAGATAGGGATCGCGGTCGGCGCCGGACGGCAGCAGGCCGGGCACGGCCCGGTTGAGCTGGATGTGCCCGAGGTACGTCGTGTACGCGGCCGTCGCCCGCAGC
Proteins encoded:
- a CDS encoding potassium channel family protein gives rise to the protein MLPWLREVTPVALMVVAYFVLPLHLLGAERPELSWTLFVLALGAVTLLLLREIRAVLLDVPHARPGVTIPLLMIASILVFAAAYSAIARQQGEFHGLRTRVDALYFTVATVATVGYGDITARGQTARILVMGQITYSFVFLTAAATALSGRLRRALGGRQGGGERRGRGERRGSGAGPG
- a CDS encoding AzlD domain-containing protein, which gives rise to MTATTLVPAVLVLGAGTFAFRFAGPALRSRVRLEPRAERLMTVAAVVLLTALVGTQALLDDGGFAGVARPAGVAVGGVLAWRRAPFVVVVVAAAATAALLRLCGVD
- a CDS encoding XRE family transcriptional regulator produces the protein MVPSGGAPLDAIAASLQRERRRTGLTLTELARRAGIAKSTLSQLESGTGNPSVETLWALSVALAVPFSQLVEPPRPRVQVIRRGEGPSVPSEHADYAATLLASSPAHARRDIYLITVQPGTPRRSDPHSRGVIEHVILSSGRARVGVMEEPVDLEPGDYASYPADVPHVFEALAPDTVAVLVSEHD
- a CDS encoding TNT domain-containing protein — encoded protein: MTRTRTVRMALAVLAAAGLAGGVPAAAASAGPPDRATHPTAVRHVPAASPPAGTAAAAGPAGTAPGTAVGTARRGEPDCTGERLGDARLGPEHLPGRWEPRVGPLLQGWRPTGSLTPAAFLEKYWTGPAEGGTWKYPPNDGFAEVNGTVDREATRLEAGQLLDRFGSEYGGYLAPAGDRYAERALPPQNLHTRDPDAPCDYRVYQVTKPFWVWQGAVAPWFEQPGGGEQIKLDPVFLDPGEGRRLNVTWLLEHGYLAAA
- a CDS encoding AzlC family ABC transporter permease, which translates into the protein MRSIWRTLRGGLARDIALVCAADTLVGVSFGAIAVGEGLPLWLPVLLSVVVFAGAAQFMFVGIVASGGTALAAVAAGLLVNARHVPFGFTVGDALGGGRLRRLAGSHLMIDETVAFALAQRDPERRRAAYWACGVGLFVCWNAGVVLGALGGTAVSDTDAFGLDAAFPAVLLALVLPSLREAGTRRAALVGLGVALAAAPFLPAGVPVLLALAGLAAAGTGGRERAPEPGDGAAVAEGGPGDGGPAVGGPAGPRESGAGDDEPGAGAYDEERVP
- a CDS encoding SseB family protein, with the protein product MTEAPQGNDPSTTQRALEALATDAKDPAALHALAHSEVLVPVPDERPDLPEGSAEEEPPGAEESMMLPVMEQPNGDRLVPVFTSESRMGNALPSVDKYRKLPLVLLANAWPSDEVSLTIDTGSPGALTLSAAGVRTLLGRSGG
- a CDS encoding DUF6401 family natural product biosynthesis protein, translating into MSEGGPEDEAVGCPLTAVAARYLPRLSEFAFEPGLVAAVDQHAAAVRDALVPRQRRPWHDLLPQRIERVCAPQRMRREDLTDYVVGFTDVLAESDWREPVGYDFAVLRLTAVCWLVREYDLLAG
- a CDS encoding Dyp-type peroxidase, which codes for MPEPQPVLAPPATAAVFLVVTVAPGGEETVRDVLEDVPALQRAVGFGAPDDLLTCVASVGAAVWGRLFQGPRPAGLHPFRELAGERHRAVATPGDVLFHIRSRRMDLCFELARRLRGRLGDAVAVADEVHGFKYYDMRDLLGFVDGTENPVGQAAAAAVFTGAEDPRFAGGSYVMVQKYVHDLDAWEALSTEEQERVIGRTKLGNTELPEEVQPDDSHVALNTVTGPDGEEREVVRDNMPFGSVGDGEFGTYFIGYARAPEVLEEMLENMFLGRPPGTYDRILDFSTAVTGCLFFAPAVGFLDDLPDRPAALGAAATAVRDAVPDAVPDPVPEPAAAGDGSLGIGGLKGAPAR
- a CDS encoding family 1 encapsulin nanocompartment shell protein, coding for MNNLHRELAPVTQAAWAEIEEEARRTFRRHVAGRRVVDVTGPEGPELAAVGTGHLEEIAPPAPGATARLRAAQRLIELRVPFTVSREAVDDVERGSRDSDWQPVKDAARTAAFAEDRMIADGYAAAGVEGLRTRSSLPELSLPAEVRDYPDIVSQALSALRLAGVDGPYSLLLGADAYTAVSETADHGYPVAQHIARLLDGELIWAPAMTGGLALSTRGGDFELRLGEDLAVGYTAHDAKTVQLYLHETLTFLPYTDEAIVVLRA
- a CDS encoding arsenate reductase ArsC, with amino-acid sequence MSDPGGESHTYSRAGHRLALRAAAQRLRAEFQGVFGEETIERYLCGAYGDIAVRGGAPDDLPRLTEHYVRRRLHALARAEGVSGDRRPVVLFLCVHNAARSLMAMGLLARLAENRAVAWSAGSMPGRGGDAAAVAAMGERGIDISEEFPMAWTDEVVRAADVIVTMGCGDACPVYPGKRYVDWPLPDPRGWAVAEVRPLRDEIEQRVRKLLADLGIPARG